One stretch of Eggerthella lenta DSM 2243 DNA includes these proteins:
- a CDS encoding transposase, translating to MSTARWSGTTCRETSRARASSSCAPRRNGRDGRKGAKGRSKERIVVECGVNKYGDCFCDAIDRGSAGAGALARDLSARIPEGSAVVSDGHPSYGFAASAWEHRVVDPKDPSTGNINMVNALHSRLREFLAPFHGVATRHLQRYLDWFCYVEQFKRGDMDRRELLFEREAKGTYWTTRRMTHREIGSLMVYWTRQYPCNVNGGLT from the coding sequence ATGTCGACGGCACGCTGGTCAGGGACAACCTGTCGGGAAACCTCAAGAGCTCGAGCCTCGAGCTCGTGCGCGCCCCGCCGCAACGGGCGGGACGGCCGCAAGGGGGCGAAGGGCCGCAGCAAGGAGAGGATCGTCGTGGAGTGCGGGGTCAACAAGTACGGCGACTGCTTCTGCGACGCCATCGACCGCGGCTCGGCGGGCGCCGGCGCGCTCGCCCGGGACCTTTCCGCGAGGATCCCCGAAGGCTCCGCGGTGGTGAGCGACGGGCATCCCTCCTACGGCTTCGCCGCGTCCGCCTGGGAGCACAGGGTCGTGGACCCGAAGGACCCCTCGACGGGCAACATCAACATGGTCAACGCGCTCCATTCGAGGCTGAGGGAGTTTTTGGCCCCCTTCCACGGGGTGGCCACCCGCCACCTGCAGCGCTACCTGGACTGGTTCTGCTACGTCGAGCAGTTCAAGCGCGGGGACATGGATCGCAGGGAGCTGCTCTTCGAGCGCGAGGCCAAGGGGACGTACTGGACCACGAGGCGCATGACCCATCGGGAGATCGGAAGCCTCATGGTGTACTGGACAAGGCAGTATCCTTGCAATGTCAATGGTGGTTTAACATAG
- a CDS encoding beta-1,6-N-acetylglucosaminyltransferase has product MAHDKPRQLEILLSLLDDPRNDIYLHLDSRLAIDLSAFSEQVCHSNLFFVERDAVRWGHSSLVACELKLLTAAVNKQAYEFYHLLSGADLPLYTQELIHSFFDVHAGEIFLAFDNFVSKAERDRVALYHPFVGRRGRHRSLSENAKFALDVALEKLQGFLRIDRIPAGIEIKKGSQWFSIPDGLACDVVNHSEEIMRMCRYSNCADEVFLQTFVWNSAWRENLFLSGVHLERPMERSMRLIDWEKGGPYTWTIGDYEELSASEMMFARKFDIDVDERIIFKLATELMK; this is encoded by the coding sequence ATGGCACACGACAAGCCTCGTCAGCTTGAAATCCTACTTAGCTTGCTCGATGATCCCCGGAATGATATTTACTTGCATCTCGACTCCCGTCTCGCCATAGATCTCAGCGCCTTTTCCGAACAGGTTTGCCACTCGAACCTGTTTTTTGTTGAAAGAGACGCTGTAAGATGGGGGCACTCTTCGCTGGTTGCGTGCGAGCTGAAATTGCTGACAGCCGCAGTGAACAAGCAAGCTTATGAGTTCTATCATCTGCTTTCGGGAGCCGATCTCCCCCTGTATACGCAAGAGCTAATTCATAGCTTTTTCGATGTTCATGCCGGCGAAATATTCCTCGCGTTTGACAACTTTGTTAGCAAAGCGGAACGAGACCGAGTGGCTCTCTATCACCCATTCGTAGGAAGGAGGGGAAGGCATCGGTCGTTGTCAGAGAATGCGAAGTTCGCTTTGGATGTTGCGTTGGAAAAGCTGCAAGGCTTTTTGAGGATCGATAGAATTCCAGCTGGGATCGAGATTAAAAAGGGGTCACAGTGGTTTAGCATTCCCGACGGGCTGGCTTGTGATGTTGTGAACCATTCGGAGGAGATAATGCGAATGTGCCGCTATTCCAACTGTGCAGACGAGGTTTTTTTACAAACTTTCGTTTGGAATTCAGCATGGAGGGAGAATCTTTTCCTTTCGGGAGTGCATCTTGAGCGGCCAATGGAGAGATCCATGCGGCTCATCGATTGGGAAAAGGGTGGACCATACACTTGGACCATCGGAGATTACGAGGAGCTTTCTGCTTCAGAAATGATGTTCGCGAGGAAATTCGATATCGATGTGGACGAGCGTATTATTTTCAAGCTCGCAACGGAGCTCATGAAATAG
- a CDS encoding membrane protein, translated as MNQNVGALLRERKRKYFARGIAFAVASGICYGLYTGFLTLGETQGVWGEWFAGSEWGEGNPALGTFTIVFALAALAAGINDLASAIWSLIVCAKNRQLGDLWKTMKTRPGLVMMLCAAIGGPFATIAYVIALNSATAAGNPGVIVPIAALNCAIGAILGRILFRQDLKTHKVAGIVICLFSAALIGGTSFASMGPEALMGCLFAFLAAFGWGFEGCVAGFGTILIDYRIGIAIRQMTAGILELFVVFPVLAAIGGGLGSAFELAGAAFASPALVFFVISGFFAMPAFSFWYKGNSMCGTALGMACNGMYAFWGPFFIWIIMGVLNIGGMSADYPPLSVVQWIGALMMVAGIFCIAVSPAKFFNGSKKGE; from the coding sequence ATGAATCAGAATGTGGGGGCGCTTCTCAGAGAGCGGAAGCGGAAGTACTTTGCGAGGGGCATCGCCTTTGCCGTGGCCTCCGGCATATGCTACGGACTCTATACCGGTTTTCTGACGCTTGGGGAAACCCAAGGAGTATGGGGAGAGTGGTTCGCGGGCTCTGAATGGGGCGAGGGCAACCCGGCGTTGGGCACCTTTACAATTGTGTTCGCCCTTGCCGCTCTCGCCGCCGGAATCAATGATTTAGCCAGTGCGATTTGGTCGCTTATCGTTTGCGCGAAAAATCGACAGCTCGGGGATCTCTGGAAGACGATGAAAACGAGGCCGGGCCTCGTCATGATGCTTTGTGCGGCCATCGGCGGGCCTTTTGCCACGATAGCCTACGTTATTGCGCTCAATTCCGCTACGGCGGCAGGCAACCCCGGGGTCATCGTTCCCATCGCTGCGCTGAATTGCGCGATTGGCGCCATCCTCGGCAGGATTCTCTTCAGGCAGGATCTGAAGACCCATAAAGTCGCAGGTATCGTCATTTGCCTGTTTTCCGCTGCGTTGATTGGCGGAACAAGCTTCGCGTCGATGGGGCCCGAGGCTCTCATGGGTTGCCTTTTCGCGTTTCTTGCAGCTTTCGGATGGGGTTTCGAAGGCTGCGTTGCAGGCTTCGGCACCATCCTTATCGATTATCGCATCGGCATTGCCATTAGGCAGATGACGGCGGGGATCTTGGAACTGTTCGTCGTGTTTCCCGTGCTCGCCGCTATTGGTGGCGGACTCGGCAGCGCGTTCGAGCTGGCGGGAGCCGCCTTCGCAAGTCCGGCGCTCGTGTTTTTCGTCATCTCCGGCTTTTTCGCCATGCCTGCGTTCTCCTTCTGGTACAAAGGCAACTCCATGTGCGGGACGGCGCTCGGCATGGCCTGCAATGGCATGTATGCATTCTGGGGGCCCTTCTTCATCTGGATCATCATGGGAGTGCTCAACATCGGCGGAATGTCTGCCGACTACCCCCCTCTTTCGGTCGTTCAATGGATAGGGGCGCTCATGATGGTCGCCGGCATCTTCTGCATAGCCGTCAGCCCCGCGAAATTTTTCAACGGCAGCAAGAAAGGCGAGTGA
- a CDS encoding EpsG family protein yields MAPYLFSFAASLSIIAVIQKWNRKGVGFVSWSVVSLLIPCCLAGMRSPMIGTDVQVYVQPLFDLANGSVSFADYQASQWWGVWRYIHPSDYEIGFSFLVWIVSSVTHSLPALLFVIQAATIVPIYLGLLKVRHDIPLWLGMAVYYFMYFNSTLNLMRQWIAIAILLFALHYLFEGRRLKYAVFVAMATLFHASALLGFGILALSVYLSNGNDPIKRTVIVGLVAILTFFAIPIASNLLIAIGFGRYAGYLGDVHVLPMQIVLRLPLLALLIYYWKNGGESRLVSLFIGMLCFDVVLSQLASANVQSGRIGYYFASVAILYVPIVLANAKSGVGKLGLAAFLIVYCAAYWLYTYAISGAAETIPYLVNSAIGF; encoded by the coding sequence ATGGCCCCCTATCTCTTCTCGTTCGCCGCATCGCTATCCATCATTGCAGTCATTCAAAAGTGGAATAGGAAAGGTGTCGGCTTCGTGTCCTGGTCCGTCGTCTCCTTGCTCATTCCTTGTTGTCTAGCTGGCATGAGATCTCCCATGATAGGCACGGACGTGCAGGTTTACGTTCAGCCCCTTTTTGACTTGGCGAACGGAAGCGTGTCTTTCGCGGATTACCAAGCGTCGCAATGGTGGGGCGTTTGGAGGTATATTCATCCCTCCGACTATGAGATAGGTTTTTCGTTTCTCGTCTGGATAGTTTCGAGTGTTACGCACTCGCTGCCTGCCCTGCTATTCGTCATACAGGCAGCGACGATCGTTCCGATTTATCTTGGGTTGCTCAAAGTACGTCATGACATTCCTCTTTGGTTAGGCATGGCGGTCTATTACTTCATGTACTTCAATTCTACGCTCAACCTGATGAGGCAATGGATAGCTATCGCCATCCTTTTGTTTGCACTGCACTATCTTTTCGAGGGCAGGCGATTGAAGTACGCTGTTTTTGTAGCAATGGCAACCCTGTTTCACGCATCGGCTCTGCTTGGCTTTGGCATTCTCGCCTTGAGCGTCTATCTCTCCAACGGCAATGACCCGATCAAGAGAACCGTCATCGTGGGACTTGTCGCCATCTTAACGTTTTTCGCTATCCCTATAGCGAGCAATCTACTTATAGCAATCGGCTTCGGAAGATATGCCGGATATTTGGGAGACGTCCATGTGCTCCCTATGCAGATTGTGTTGCGCCTTCCTTTGCTTGCCCTGCTTATCTACTATTGGAAGAACGGGGGTGAGAGCAGGCTGGTTTCGCTCTTCATTGGAATGCTTTGCTTTGATGTGGTGCTCTCGCAGCTTGCATCCGCTAACGTGCAAAGCGGAAGGATAGGATATTACTTCGCAAGTGTGGCCATACTCTACGTTCCGATTGTCTTAGCGAACGCGAAGAGCGGAGTAGGAAAGCTCGGTTTGGCGGCATTTTTGATCGTTTACTGCGCAGCATACTGGTTGTATACGTATGCGATTTCTGGCGCGGCGGAGACTATCCCCTACCTCGTCAACTCCGCAATTGGTTTTTAA
- a CDS encoding polysaccharide pyruvyl transferase family protein yields MIGGVMKGSVMQTTSNNSILVDFYSATNLGDDLLLHALLKRYPNTQFIMLASREERILEMQYDNLKVIELGTSDCRRLGAIGRFARARRLLRERETVLSKQKCLVVIGGSIFIQPSASTIRGLISSVCAVKDRARLYGASMNTFILGANFGPYRSNRFLKGFHDIFSRCNDVCFRDQKSSGLFSDLKNVRFAPDILFATPFLDGPKQKQALLSVIDLKTKGQTESLASYASAYETWIANASHWFAKNGYRVVVSSFCKAEGDENAVERVAEKVNQLGSSIEVLLYRGDAAPVLDEISKSEVVVATRFHAMVLGLASGAKVLSVPYSKKAAYVMADIGFDRGNVLDIASIDPADMTPCERILESEPLCVSTFAKEALRHFRALDDYLLKSPDGNHETALS; encoded by the coding sequence ATGATTGGCGGCGTTATGAAAGGCAGCGTTATGCAAACCACTTCGAATAACAGTATCCTTGTCGACTTTTACTCTGCGACAAATCTTGGTGACGATTTGCTCCTCCATGCGTTACTTAAGCGCTATCCGAACACTCAATTCATCATGCTTGCATCTCGAGAAGAGCGCATTCTCGAGATGCAATATGATAATTTAAAGGTGATCGAGCTGGGGACAAGCGATTGCAGGAGATTAGGAGCGATCGGCAGATTTGCTCGTGCGCGTCGATTGCTGCGTGAAAGAGAAACTGTTCTTTCAAAGCAAAAGTGCCTCGTCGTAATCGGCGGCTCCATATTTATCCAACCAAGTGCATCGACCATAAGAGGCTTGATCTCCAGCGTTTGCGCGGTTAAGGACAGGGCTAGGCTATACGGGGCTAGCATGAATACTTTCATACTTGGCGCAAATTTCGGGCCTTACCGATCGAATAGGTTCCTTAAAGGTTTTCACGATATCTTTTCGAGATGCAATGACGTTTGCTTCCGAGACCAAAAATCATCGGGCCTCTTCTCTGATTTGAAAAACGTAAGATTTGCTCCGGATATTCTTTTTGCGACTCCTTTCCTTGACGGGCCCAAGCAGAAGCAGGCTTTGCTATCTGTAATCGACCTGAAGACAAAGGGGCAGACCGAATCGCTAGCAAGCTACGCCAGCGCGTACGAGACCTGGATAGCCAATGCTTCGCATTGGTTCGCGAAAAATGGATATAGAGTTGTAGTAAGTTCTTTCTGCAAGGCGGAAGGCGATGAAAATGCTGTAGAGCGTGTTGCGGAGAAAGTGAATCAGCTTGGCTCGAGCATCGAAGTACTGCTATACCGAGGAGATGCCGCGCCCGTCCTTGATGAGATCTCTAAAAGCGAAGTTGTTGTAGCGACAAGATTCCACGCCATGGTGCTGGGTCTTGCTTCTGGTGCCAAGGTTTTATCAGTTCCGTACAGCAAGAAAGCCGCTTATGTTATGGCGGATATAGGATTTGATAGGGGAAACGTATTGGATATCGCCAGCATAGATCCTGCTGACATGACGCCATGCGAAAGGATTCTTGAATCTGAACCTCTTTGCGTCAGCACTTTCGCAAAGGAAGCCCTTCGTCATTTTCGAGCGCTGGATGACTATCTACTGAAAAGCCCCGATGGCAATCACGAGACGGCTCTCTCTTGA
- a CDS encoding phosphotransferase, which yields MAFTHNQFKVIYELWKKPGLTQREIAERTGLGLATVNAAYKECSAEELIEHGRITAKGMAALRPYAVDNAVILAAGLSSRFAPISYERPKGLLRVRGDILIERQIEQLQAAGINDIVVVVGYKKEAFFYLEEKYGVKIVVNRAYAERNNNSSLMLVKEVLGNTYICSSDNYFAENPFESHVWKAYYAAQYAEGKTEEWCLTAGAHDRIVKVEIGGQNAWYMIGQAYFDREFSERFRSILETEYDLPQTRDKLWEDLYIEHIKELDMQIRRYEAPIIHEFDSLNELRDFDPMFLENLDSEIFDNICVVLGCEKSEIHDVYPLKQGLTNLSCHFATNDGEYVYRNPGVGTELIVDREAELEALQAAKLLGLDDTFVFANPKRGWKISRFVRDCSNLDAHNDAELKMAMEMARKLHESNARVARSFSFYEEGKSYERKTLDRGQIDIPDYWDMSSQATKLNELLIKDSGRPVLCHNDFFGLNFLVANDGSVSLIDWEYAGMGDYANDFGTFSVCEQLTEEEMLHALTYYFGRTPTEREWFHNLGQVGMAGWCWYAWSLLKEAEGEDVGEWAYIYYRYGKTYLRRALDLYDAVGMDKAN from the coding sequence ATGGCCTTTACGCACAACCAATTCAAAGTCATATACGAACTCTGGAAGAAGCCTGGGCTCACGCAGCGCGAGATCGCGGAACGGACGGGTCTAGGTCTCGCCACGGTCAACGCCGCTTACAAAGAATGCTCCGCCGAAGAACTTATCGAGCACGGGCGCATCACTGCCAAAGGCATGGCGGCTCTCAGACCCTATGCCGTTGACAACGCGGTCATCCTGGCAGCGGGTCTCTCCTCGCGTTTCGCTCCTATCTCCTACGAGCGCCCAAAAGGGCTTTTGCGGGTACGTGGCGATATCCTTATCGAGCGCCAAATCGAGCAACTGCAAGCAGCCGGCATCAACGACATCGTTGTCGTGGTGGGTTACAAGAAAGAAGCTTTCTTCTATCTTGAGGAAAAGTACGGGGTAAAAATCGTCGTTAACCGTGCTTATGCGGAGCGCAACAACAACAGTTCGCTCATGTTGGTGAAAGAAGTCCTTGGCAATACCTACATTTGCTCGTCGGACAACTATTTCGCAGAGAACCCGTTTGAAAGCCACGTCTGGAAAGCCTACTACGCCGCTCAGTACGCCGAAGGCAAAACCGAAGAGTGGTGTTTGACCGCTGGCGCTCACGACCGCATCGTAAAGGTTGAGATTGGCGGCCAAAACGCATGGTACATGATAGGACAAGCGTACTTCGACAGGGAGTTCTCAGAGCGCTTTCGCTCCATCCTTGAAACCGAGTACGATCTTCCTCAAACGCGCGACAAGCTTTGGGAGGATCTCTATATCGAACACATCAAAGAGCTTGACATGCAGATCCGTCGCTACGAAGCTCCTATTATCCACGAGTTCGATTCGCTTAATGAGCTACGCGATTTCGATCCCATGTTCTTAGAGAACCTCGATAGTGAAATCTTCGATAACATCTGCGTGGTGCTCGGCTGCGAGAAATCAGAGATCCACGACGTTTACCCCCTCAAACAGGGCCTCACCAATCTTTCCTGTCACTTTGCGACGAACGACGGCGAGTATGTCTACCGCAATCCAGGCGTCGGAACCGAGCTCATCGTAGATCGCGAGGCGGAACTAGAGGCGCTTCAAGCCGCCAAGCTCCTTGGCCTTGACGACACGTTCGTGTTCGCCAATCCAAAGCGCGGCTGGAAGATATCGCGTTTCGTACGCGATTGCTCTAACCTCGATGCGCACAACGACGCTGAGCTCAAGATGGCAATGGAGATGGCTCGGAAGCTTCATGAGAGCAACGCGAGGGTTGCGCGATCCTTCAGCTTCTACGAAGAAGGCAAGTCCTACGAACGGAAAACGCTTGACCGTGGCCAGATCGATATTCCCGACTATTGGGACATGTCGAGCCAGGCGACAAAGCTCAACGAGCTGCTGATAAAGGATAGCGGCCGACCGGTGCTCTGCCATAACGATTTCTTCGGGTTGAACTTCCTTGTTGCGAACGACGGATCGGTCAGCCTTATCGACTGGGAATACGCCGGCATGGGCGATTACGCTAACGATTTCGGCACGTTTTCCGTATGCGAGCAGCTTACCGAAGAGGAAATGCTCCATGCCCTCACGTATTATTTCGGGCGGACTCCCACCGAACGCGAATGGTTCCATAACCTGGGGCAGGTTGGTATGGCGGGCTGGTGCTGGTACGCCTGGTCTTTGCTTAAAGAGGCAGAGGGAGAGGATGTAGGAGAGTGGGCTTACATCTACTACCGTTATGGCAAGACCTATCTTAGGCGCGCGCTTGACCTCTACGACGCTGTCGGAATGGATAAAGCAAACTGA
- a CDS encoding glycosyltransferase family 2 protein, with amino-acid sequence MRSSDVSCLNEALSSKTNPTFSVVVPVYNAQLHIDQCVNSILAQGREDIEVVLVDDGSTDSSGAICDAYAAKHPSMVKVVHKENQGPLIARVEGFAVSKGRYIMSADADDAFLPGAFDAIAFAMRQTGADIVLWAYTTNERDLLLCQARDEPNYAEPKKASMLRSLCTTWNYNSMWRKAVKRECACLNADYSSYKGMMLSEDFLQTLAIYDSAKTFCEIEDPLYFYRPNPKSTTNAAYQNSYYKDIVNAMTVADTYAEKWENEYGCEGLLQGLAKKSLNSILNYAKYLAEKRDYEKLNTLSRSDFFKKRYALHGAMKGIRLDKRAELALLKSEHCRLFCLESAASRALKKILQVNSG; translated from the coding sequence ATGCGCAGTTCTGACGTTTCCTGCTTGAATGAAGCTTTATCATCGAAGACGAATCCGACCTTTTCCGTAGTCGTTCCTGTTTACAATGCTCAACTACATATCGATCAATGCGTCAACTCGATTCTCGCCCAAGGACGAGAGGACATCGAGGTCGTTCTTGTCGACGATGGGTCGACGGATTCGAGTGGGGCGATTTGCGACGCTTATGCCGCCAAGCATCCATCGATGGTAAAGGTTGTGCACAAAGAGAATCAAGGTCCGCTTATTGCCCGTGTAGAAGGATTTGCCGTATCGAAAGGCCGTTATATCATGTCCGCGGATGCCGACGACGCCTTTTTGCCCGGTGCCTTCGATGCGATAGCCTTCGCCATGCGACAGACAGGGGCGGATATCGTGCTGTGGGCATACACTACAAATGAAAGAGATCTCCTGCTTTGCCAAGCCAGAGACGAACCGAACTACGCTGAACCAAAGAAGGCTTCCATGCTGAGGTCTCTCTGTACAACATGGAACTACAACTCGATGTGGCGTAAAGCGGTGAAGCGCGAGTGCGCTTGCCTGAATGCCGATTACTCTTCCTACAAGGGCATGATGCTTTCAGAAGACTTTCTGCAGACATTGGCAATATACGATTCGGCAAAAACGTTCTGCGAAATTGAGGATCCCCTCTATTTCTACAGACCCAATCCGAAGAGCACAACGAATGCCGCCTATCAGAATTCATATTATAAAGATATCGTAAATGCCATGACTGTCGCCGATACATATGCAGAGAAATGGGAAAACGAATACGGCTGCGAAGGCCTCTTGCAGGGGCTTGCCAAAAAAAGCCTAAACAGCATTCTTAATTATGCTAAATATTTAGCAGAAAAGCGGGATTACGAAAAACTCAATACCCTGTCGCGGTCAGATTTCTTCAAAAAAAGATATGCGCTTCATGGCGCGATGAAGGGGATTCGCCTCGACAAGAGAGCGGAACTAGCCCTGCTCAAGAGCGAACACTGCAGATTGTTTTGCCTCGAATCGGCGGCATCGCGAGCTCTTAAGAAAATATTGCAGGTTAATAGTGGGTAG
- a CDS encoding lipopolysaccharide biosynthesis protein, protein MSGYKNLAVNTALFAANAVATRLMTFLLVPLYTYYMSAGEYGITDMSLTVISLVTPLATLAVADAAVRFIIEDDSRKSEYAFIGFVVTLLSILIVAMLTPALDLDVFGGLGKHKVFFLFAYSSSAFLQLCSEVARGMGEIKLIPICSGISSMITGVSAFVLIGGCGMTVAGYFISVSVGPLVATCVYLTVGRIGARVLEGMRKVFAKDDIAKQIKELCVPMLRYALPLIPNSLFWWVGTSINRFFITGMIGIAASGLFAAAGKIPGLLNTAYSVFLQAWQLSAFQESGKEGLDRFFSSVFRVLQAFISVLCSLISFLAPWVSMLFLQGEFYEAWPMMSVLLIANLMNVFNSFFGTVYTTTMHTSYIMKTTIVGAASCIALTPALIPVLGISGACVASAVSQALVFVVRAIDSRKYIHIEVGWPTLIATLAALAMQSAVAVLQPSCWQLMSGACLVAIIVMQGLGLMRFVRHSGAWRKIGRR, encoded by the coding sequence ATGAGCGGGTATAAGAACCTTGCAGTCAATACTGCGTTGTTTGCAGCGAATGCCGTTGCGACCAGATTGATGACATTCCTGCTCGTCCCACTCTACACATACTATATGAGTGCAGGCGAGTATGGCATCACGGACATGTCGTTAACGGTCATTTCGCTCGTTACGCCGCTTGCCACGCTTGCAGTCGCAGATGCTGCTGTGCGCTTTATCATCGAGGACGACTCTAGGAAATCGGAATATGCCTTCATCGGGTTTGTTGTAACGCTTCTGTCGATTCTCATTGTTGCAATGTTAACACCCGCTCTCGATTTGGACGTATTTGGCGGACTAGGGAAGCATAAGGTGTTTTTTCTCTTTGCTTATTCGTCAAGCGCATTTCTGCAATTATGCTCAGAGGTCGCTCGCGGCATGGGCGAAATAAAACTCATACCCATCTGCTCTGGGATTTCATCGATGATAACAGGTGTCTCTGCATTCGTCCTTATTGGCGGTTGCGGCATGACGGTTGCCGGCTACTTTATCTCAGTGTCAGTAGGACCATTGGTCGCTACCTGTGTCTACCTCACGGTTGGACGCATAGGGGCACGGGTGCTTGAGGGTATGCGCAAGGTATTCGCAAAAGACGATATTGCAAAACAAATTAAAGAGCTTTGCGTCCCGATGTTACGCTACGCGCTGCCGCTTATTCCCAACTCGCTGTTTTGGTGGGTTGGAACGAGTATAAATCGCTTTTTCATTACAGGTATGATTGGCATTGCGGCATCGGGCCTATTCGCTGCAGCAGGTAAGATTCCAGGACTTCTTAACACAGCATACTCTGTTTTCTTGCAAGCATGGCAGCTCTCTGCCTTTCAGGAATCCGGAAAAGAAGGGCTCGACAGGTTTTTCTCATCGGTTTTTCGAGTGCTGCAGGCTTTTATATCCGTACTCTGCTCGCTTATTTCGTTTCTTGCGCCCTGGGTGTCCATGCTGTTCCTGCAAGGCGAATTCTACGAAGCATGGCCAATGATGTCTGTGCTTCTCATAGCCAATCTCATGAACGTGTTCAATTCTTTTTTCGGAACGGTATATACCACCACCATGCACACTAGCTACATTATGAAGACAACAATAGTTGGCGCAGCTTCCTGCATTGCGCTCACACCTGCGCTTATCCCGGTGTTGGGGATAAGCGGTGCGTGTGTTGCTTCGGCGGTAAGCCAAGCTCTTGTTTTTGTCGTACGAGCCATAGATTCAAGAAAGTACATCCACATCGAAGTGGGGTGGCCGACGCTTATCGCAACTCTCGCAGCGTTGGCTATGCAATCCGCAGTAGCTGTGTTGCAGCCAAGTTGCTGGCAGCTGATGTCTGGCGCATGTCTTGTTGCGATTATCGTGATGCAGGGGTTAGGTCTCATGCGCTTCGTTCGACATTCGGGTGCATGGCGAAAGATCGGAAGACGATAG
- a CDS encoding ATP-grasp domain-containing protein — MGATDRKKVLILGGSRLQAPAIEVAKRLGFWVICADYDPDAVGFALADQSELISTLDAEAVLALAKRERVAFVITSTSDAPVRTASFVSEQLDLPVGISYADSICATHKDAMRRRLAKYNVPIPEFRVCSNLDEFVEALNYFEYRCIIKPADSAASRGVKLIDSSIRHDDPEELFERGMSFSRKRTLMVERCISGTEVSVEGMTVNGKTHILAITDKMVTEPPYFVELGHSEPALLEDAEKVRIEDVARAAIEAVGIVNGPSHTEIMITDSGPMVIEIAARLGGDYITSRLVPLSTGFDMVGASVELALGMPVDFPPPKQDGSAVRFIVSDTGVISDIKIDSAIYDLPGFEELELYKKSGDAISEPHSSNDRVGHVICTGPDALSARETAEKALSMIHVSLS; from the coding sequence ATGGGGGCGACTGATCGCAAAAAGGTTCTTATCCTTGGAGGAAGCAGACTTCAAGCCCCTGCAATTGAAGTTGCGAAGAGGCTTGGCTTCTGGGTTATTTGCGCCGATTACGATCCCGATGCTGTTGGGTTCGCTCTCGCCGATCAATCAGAGCTCATCAGCACGCTCGATGCTGAGGCGGTTCTTGCGCTTGCGAAAAGGGAGCGCGTCGCTTTCGTTATCACTTCGACGAGCGATGCCCCTGTAAGGACAGCTTCTTTTGTGTCTGAGCAGCTCGATCTGCCCGTCGGCATATCCTATGCCGACTCAATATGCGCGACCCATAAAGACGCCATGCGTCGTCGTTTGGCGAAATACAATGTCCCTATTCCAGAATTTAGGGTATGCAGCAATCTCGACGAGTTCGTTGAAGCTCTGAATTATTTCGAATATCGGTGCATCATCAAGCCAGCGGACAGCGCGGCGAGCAGGGGGGTGAAACTGATAGACTCCTCTATTCGTCATGACGACCCGGAGGAGCTGTTCGAAAGGGGGATGTCTTTTTCGCGCAAAAGAACCTTAATGGTTGAGCGGTGCATTTCCGGAACCGAGGTTAGCGTCGAGGGCATGACCGTCAACGGAAAAACCCACATCCTTGCCATCACCGACAAGATGGTAACGGAGCCGCCGTACTTCGTTGAACTCGGACACTCTGAGCCAGCTCTCCTGGAAGATGCCGAAAAGGTTCGCATAGAAGATGTGGCACGAGCCGCAATCGAAGCCGTGGGAATCGTAAACGGTCCCTCTCACACCGAGATTATGATCACGGATAGCGGGCCGATGGTGATCGAAATCGCCGCACGTCTGGGAGGCGACTACATCACTTCTCGGCTCGTTCCCCTTTCGACAGGCTTCGACATGGTTGGCGCCTCCGTGGAGCTCGCATTGGGGATGCCGGTAGACTTCCCTCCGCCCAAACAGGATGGGAGTGCTGTAAGATTTATCGTTTCGGACACTGGCGTGATTTCCGATATCAAGATCGATTCTGCAATATACGATCTTCCCGGTTTCGAAGAGCTTGAATTGTACAAGAAGTCGGGGGATGCGATCTCCGAACCGCATTCGAGTAACGACCGCGTCGGTCATGTAATATGCACCGGCCCCGATGCTCTATCGGCAAGAGAGACGGCCGAGAAGGCTCTATCCATGATCCACGTCTCGCTTTCCTGA